A part of Aspergillus oryzae RIB40 DNA, chromosome 7 genomic DNA contains:
- a CDS encoding uncharacterized protein (predicted protein), producing MPAYMKTANETLITCVQIESKAGVENVDAICAVPGVDMIFIGPNDLALSLLGYVPAKGDEPEFVDAIDKIVAAARKHGKWVSRLSNNGALCKEHLKVFDTVAMSYDVRAIQNWYTAELQVARS from the exons ATGCCAGCATACATGAAAACGGCAAATGAGACACTCATCACTTGTGTTCAGATTGAATCGAAAGCCGGAGTCGAGAACGTTGACGCCATCTGTgctgttcctggtgttg ATATGATCTTTATCGGACCGAATGATCTTGCCCTCTCACTCCTTGGTTATGTTCCCGCCAAAGGTGATGAGCCCGAGTTTGTCGATGCTATCGATAAGATCGTGGCGGCGGCTAGAAAGCATGGTAAATGGGTTAGCCGATTATCGAATAACGGGGCTTTGTGCAAGGAGCATTTGAAAGTGTTCGATACTGTGGCAATGAGCTATGATGTTCGGGCAATTCAAAATTGGTATACAGCTGAGTTGCAAGTTGCGCGTTCGTGA
- a CDS encoding uncharacterized protein (predicted protein) codes for MPDLPASSSCSSYFLLSQIPSHTTPLSHCPSYQPITTSTTMANLPTSFIITLNGTPIAKNINPDEEQIHAEADHNNPAVFTFSNGLLESDGWYLGRSVIEDRSLLPKRVLWHKKGGEVGEDLIQKTTIEDQGGNLVLTNGGTVLTLIDGQVYGDLIRSKWFTICPYCDIGMKVLIPTDCVYRKPCYCGYSSCLGYEWVGSLGIFYMTII; via the exons ATGCCGGATCTCCCCgcctcttcatcttgctcttcttatttcttattaTCTCAAATACCCTCTCACACTACTCCTCTATCACATTGTCCCTCCTATCAACCTataacaacatcaacaaccatggCAAACCTCCCAacctccttcatcatcaccctcaaCGGCACCCCCATCGCCAAAAACATCAACCCCGACGAAGAACAAATTCACGCAGAGGCGGACCACAACAACCCAGCTGTTTTTACCTTCAGCAACGGTCTCCTCGAGTCCGATGGCTGGTACCTTGGACGATCTGTAATCGAGGATCGCAGCCTGCTTCCCAAGCGTGTACTCTGGCACaagaagggaggagaggttggCGAGGACTTGATTCAAAAGACTACTATTGAAGATCAAGGTGGTAATTTGGTCCTTACGAATGGTG GTACGGTTCTGACATTAATCGATGGACAGGTTTATGGTGATTTGATACGGAGTAAGTGGTTTACCATTTGCCCATATTGTGATATTGGAATGAAGGTGCTGATTCCTACTGATTGCGTTTATAGAAAACCCTGCTACTGTGGGTATTCAAGCTGCCTAGGATATGAATGGGTGGGTTCATTAGGGATATTCTATATGAC TATTATCTAG
- a CDS encoding uncharacterized protein (permease of the major facilitator superfamily) — translation MRQQKCCMGVRAVDNSFCCHDSSRRMHIPELWLRLVTPQFSSRTKREQLPSARYNRLEEKLCELCWMTGSSWPLVCCDGTVYFRLCLRFFAFIELDRHTVIKYLDQQNINNAYVSGMKEDLNLFGNELNLFTTYFNAAYCVMLIPSQIILTYVRPSFWLPGLEIAWGVLTGLIAMCNSAKQIYVLRVFLGLCESSAWPGMMTLFMYWYTPTELAKRMGFYQSCQAAGQMMSGALQTAITNTMEGHHGLAGWRWLFVINAIITVVWGFLGFFMIPDLPNRPNPRAFWFKKVHAELSMERLARNGRAEPKRMTWAGVKRTFSGWVVYFIAVLYIATVLGTYGYVYFSLFLKALKRPDGSPRWSVSQVNAIPIGGSAINVVFVWVWALLSDFLETRWTLIVLQGIIGIIPCIIMSIWTRHPTSVDVSAAYASYFIAHTCLGTAPLIFAWLSDLIPQDPEARTLVVGVAVAGYYAISAWSQVLVWPASQAPYYRYGWQSALALLVLVIVMTCVLRFIDVRYLLPKRVAFQEALDAEVVAGGSLKNDEERPRDADLKTPTTSTRVDE, via the exons ATGCGGCAGCAAAAGTGCTGCATGGGCGTTCGTGCAGTGGACAACTCGTTCTGCTGTCACGATTCCTCGCGGCGTATGCACATCCCAGAGCTCTGGCTCCGACTCGTTACGCCTCAATTCAGTAGCCGGACAAAACGTGAACAACTTCCCTCCGCGCGATACAACCGCCTGGAGGAGAAACTGTGCGAGCTTTGCTGGATGACTGGATCCAGCTGGCCACTCGTATGCTGCGACGGCACCGTTTACTTTCGTCTTTGTTTgcgcttcttcgccttcatAGAACTTGAT AGGCACACAGTTATCAAATATTTGGATCAacagaacatcaacaatgccTACGTTTCCGGCATGAAGGAAGACCTGAATCTCTTTGGGAACGAGCTGAATCT cttcacgACATACTTCAATGCCGCCTACTGCGTCATGCTCATTCCCTCTCAGATCATTCTGACCTATGTCCGACCCAGTTTCTGGCTACCTGGTCTGGAAATCGCCTGGGGAGTTTTAACCGGGTTGATTGCTATGTGTAACAGTGCGAAGCAGATATACGTTCTGCGAGTCTTCCTCGGTCTCTGCGAAAGTAGTGCGTGGCCTGGAATGATGACCTTATTTA TGTATTGGTACACCCCCACCGAGCTTGCCAAACGCATGGGATTCTATCAGTCGTGTCAAGCTGCGGGACAGATGATGTCCGGTGCTTTACAAACTgccatcaccaacaccatgGAGGGACACCATGGACTAGCAGGCTGGCGGTGGCTGTTCGTGATCAACGCCATCATTACTGTGGTGTGGGGATTCTTGGGATTTTTCATGATTCCTGATCTGCCGAACAGGCCAAACCCCCGTGCATTTTGGTTCAAGAAAGTGCATGCCGAACTCTCCATGGAACGATTAGCACGTAATGGCCGCGCAGAGCCGAAGAGAATGACATGGGCTGGTGTCAAGCGCACGTTTTCGGGGTGGGTGGTCTATTTCATCGCGGTGTTATATATCGCAACCGTCCTCGGGACATACGGCTACGTGTACTTTTCGCTTTTCTTGAAAGCTCTCAAGAGACCAGACGGCAGCCCAAGATGGAGTGTCTCTCAGGTGAACGCGATCCCGATCGGCGGTTCAGCCATCAACGTGGTCTTCGTATGGGTGTGGGCCTTGCTGTCCGACTTCCTCGAAACGAGATGGACACTCATCGTCCTCCAAGGCATCATCGGCATTATCCCATGTATCATCATGAGCATCTGGACGCGACATCCTACATCGGTTGACGTATCCGCCGCATACGCATCTTATTTCATTGCACACACCTGCCTCGGTACCGCGCCACTTATCTTTGCCTGGCTTTCTGACCTCATCCCACAAGATCCTGAAGCGCGCACTCTCGTCGTTGGTGTTGCAGTCGCAGGATACTATGCCATCTCGGCGTGGTCGCAGGTCCTGGTCTGGCCGGCCTCTCAGGCCCCATATTATCGGTACGGTTGGCAGAGTGCTCTTGCCTTGTTAGTTCTTGTCATCGTCATGACATGTGTTTTGCGTTTTATTGATGTGCGATACTTGTTGCCCAAACGTGTGGCTTTTCAGGAAGCCCTTGATGCTGAGGTGGTTGCGGGTGGCTCAttgaagaatgatgaagaacGGCCAAGAGATGCGGATTTGAAGACGCCGACTACTAGTACGAGGGTGGATGAGTAA
- a CDS encoding uncharacterized protein (predicted protein), translating to MIFARLMRFSLLSLAWAFQAAATILENGQERLNPYPGQAEQVSVDDSWKSYGADASEISYKGRWDSTYTSLFLVSSLDLRAIRYALLQLGVELYQWLTFRQLAVSFGEHTSKDVLVAYRIGGLDWEFSNVTANSAYQFVEPGSSALNETEYTDHKTFELRVQIDSVYVASDARLVKAAEFNRTVEIIGDSLASGQYATYEGLASWGFNFAAGLGNAEYTITTYQWSRASDVGDRANAAFGDKPEAWNFTAHRVADLVIINLGTNDARTVNNVPSDDYYQSYVKMVENVHGVWPDAQIVLMVRHYSHVSIGLC from the exons ATGATCTTCGCTAGGTT GATGCGGTTTTCGCTGTTGTCGCTGGCTTGGGCGTTCCAGGCTGCTGCTACAATCTTGGAGAATGGGCAGGAGAGGCTGAATCCTTATCCTGGGCAGGCTGAGCAGGTGTCTGTTGATGATTCTTGGAAGAGTTACGGGGCCGACGCGTCGGAGATCTCGTACAAGGGGAGGTGGGATAGTACTTATACTTCTT TGTTCCTGGTGTCAAGTTTGGATTTACGGGCGATAAGGTATGCTCTACTGCAGCTTGGAGTTGAGCTCTATCAGTGGCTGACATTCCGGCAGCTCGCAGTGAGCTTTGGTGAACACACGTCGAAGGATGTACTTGTGGCTTATCG GATTGGTGGGCTTGATTGGGAGTTTTCGAATGTTACGGCCAATTCAGCCTATCAGTTTGTCGAGCCTGGATCGTCGGCACTGAATGAAACAGAGTATACGGATCACAAGACGTTTGAACTGCGAG TCCAAATTGATAGCGTCTATGTTGCTTCGGACGCGCGGTTGGTAAAAGCCGCAGAGTTCAATAGAACTGTAGAGATCATTGGAGATTC GCTCGCATCAGGGCAGTACGCTACTTATGAGGGTCTCGCCTCGTGGGGTTTTAACTTCGCGGCCGGTTTAGGCAATGCTGAGTATACGATCACT ACATATCAATGGTCCCGTGCCTCAGATGTGGGCGACCGCGCGAATGCAGCCTTCGGCGACAAACCTGAAGCGTGGAATTTCACCGCTCATCGTGTGGCTGACCTGGTGATCATCAATTTGGGTACGAACGATGCTAGAACAGTGAATAATGTCCCCAGCGACGATTACTACCAGAGCTACGTTAAGATGGTGGAGAACGTGCATGGCGTTTGGCCTGATGCGCAGATTGTCCTCATGGTACGCCATTATTCTCACGTGTCGATCGGTTTATGCTAA
- a CDS encoding histidine phosphatase family protein (phosphoglycerate mutase) translates to MPDKDAGTPRVFLYRHGQTEWSKNGRYTGVTELELTQDGEKQVLASGKMIVGSGKLIDPAHLAHVYISPRKRAMQTFEIAFSDAAKQQLRDANKVSETDRLAEWGYGLYEGLVTKEIRALRKEHGLDTEQEWDIWRDGCEEGESPQEVTDRIDDLIKEIRELHKDNMHGEKHCDVLLVAHGHLLRAFTKRWLGYPMEFPLSMMLEPGAVGVLSYQHHSIDEPALMLYVNSSALLESANLLLQPRNL, encoded by the exons ATGCCTGACAAGGACGCTGGTACACCCCGTGTTTTCCTCTACCGACACG GGCAGACGGAGTGGTCCAAGAACGGCCGGTACACCGGTGTCACTGAGCTGGAACTCACTCAAGATGGCGAGAAGCAGGTCCTTGCCTCTGGCAAGATGATTGTTGGATCGGGCAAACTAATTGACCCGGCCCACCTGGCTCATGTGTATATTAGTCCTCGAAAGAGGGCTATGCAGACTTTCGAGATTGCTTTCTCTGATGCTGCTAAGCAGCAGCTCAGAGACGCAAACAAGGTCAGCGAAACCGACAGACTGGCTGAGTGGGGCTACGGTCTTTACGAGGGATTGGTGACGAAGGAGATCCGGGCTTTGCGAAAGGAGCATGGTCTGGATACCGAGCAGGAATGGGATATCTGGCGCGATGGCTGTGAGGAGGGAGA GTCTCCTCAAGAGGTCACGGATCGCATTGACGATCTTATTAAAGAGATTCGTGAGCTTCACAAAGACAACATGCACGGCGAGAAGCATTGTGACGTGCTCTTGGTGGCACATGGCCACTTGCTTCGGGCTTTCACCAAGCGCTGGCTTGGATACCCCATGGAGTTTCCCCTTTCTATGATGCTTGAACCTGGTGCCGTTGGTGTTTTGAG CTACCAACACCATAGCATTGACGAGCCTGCCCTGATG CTCTATGTAAATTCTTCGGCATTGCTTGAATCTGCCAATCTCTTGCTGCAGCCCCGCAACCTGTAG
- a CDS encoding cytochrome b5 reductase family protein (NADH-cytochrome b-5 reductase), producing MAQIRRLPASLATKTTFFSALAVFGIGAYCARSYFLPQVHAESDEAPVMFSKFGFTTLRVQSVKAVNHNTKRLVFEFPDKNARSGLSLTSALLTFSRPAGRWLPVLRPYTPISDLNQQGTLELMVKQYPNGKASTHIHSLAPGDTLTFLTALKGFSWVPNQYPQIYAIAGGAGITPIYQLIRGILDNPNDKTKIKLVFGVNSEQDLLLREELEEFKKLFPGRFEYVYTVSRLEGEKEGLRTGYVTEELLRGVVDGKGEGAKVFVCGPPAMEESLVGKRGILDRLGFEKGQVYRF from the exons ATGGCTCAAATTAGACGACTTCCCGCGTCCCTAGCGACAAAGACTACTTTTTTCTCCGCGCTCGCTGTCTTCGGTATCGGGGCTTACTGCGCTCGatcttattttcttccccagGTTCACGCGGAATCAGACGAGGCGCCCGTGATGTTCTCCAAGTTCGGGTTTACGACTCTGCGCGTGCAGAGCGTTAAGGCCGTGAATCATAATACGAAGCGGCTCGTGTTTGAGTTTCCAGATAAGAATGCTAGGAGTGGGTTGTCGTTGACTT CGGCACTGCTTACATTCTCCCGACCAGCTGGACGGTGGTTACCTGTTCTCAGACCGTATACACCAATTAGTGATCTGA aCCAACAAGGAACCCTGGAGCTAATGGTAAAACAATACCCCAACGGCAAAGCAAGCACTCATATCCACTCCCTTGCTCCGGGGGACACCCTCACTTTCCTCACAGCCCTCAAGGGCTTCTCCTGGGTCCCGAACCAATACCCTCAGATCTACGCTATAGCTGGCGGAGCCGGCATAACGCCCATTTACCAACTTATCCGGGGAATTCTGGATAACCCGAATGATAAGACGAAGATTAAGCTTGTCTTTGGCGTGAATAGTGAGCAGGATTTGTTGCTCagggaggagctggaggagttTAAGAAGCTGTTTCCTGGGCGGTTTGAGTATGTTTATACGGTTAGTCggttggagggggagaaggagggatTGAGGACGGGGTATGTGACTGAAGAGCTCTTGAGGGGCGTTGTTGatgggaagggggagggtgCGAAGGTGTTTGTTTGTGGGCCGCCTGCTATGGAGGAGTCGTTGGTTGGGAAGAGGGGGATTTTGGATAGGTTGGGGTTTGAGAAAGGGCAGGTTTATAGGTTTTAG
- a CDS encoding uncharacterized protein (predicted protein), which translates to MRTPLPRTWSKQPSIRISQLPLCLSSRLSPKHHRYTSQNARELNQGPSPQSRTRNIHYAFDPVDNATAKQLSSPFSFLSPENIPLPVFQHANRLVPSSLGVPWPTSFPTTFQSKYWVEVEERTRAYTQELLALRPGKYQAKYIEAVIDGAVSLLVNAVPMGNLTRLKSLTKLYVFFFLSDGD; encoded by the coding sequence atgagaaCACCCCTCCCAAGAACCTGGTCGAAACAACCATCGATACGGATATCCCAACTGCCACTATGTCTTAGCTCACGCCTCAGTCCCAAACACCACCGCTATACGTCGCAGAACGCTAGAGAGCTCAACCAGGGGCCTAGCCCACAGAGTCGTACGAGGAACATCCACTATGCCTTCGACCCAGTCGACAATGCGACGGCGAAACAACTATCCAGTCCATTCTCCTTCCTAAGTCCTGAGAATATTCCGCTCCCCGTATTCCAGCATGCGAATCGCCTCGTCCCATCCAGCCTCGGCGTCCCATGGCCCACCTCCTTCCCCACCACCTTCCAGTCGAAATACTGGGTagaagtggaggagaggacAAGGGCATATACTCAAGAACTCCTAGCCCTACGGCCGGGAAAATATCAAGCGAAATATATCGAGGCGGTTATCGACGGGGCGGTCTCACTGCTAGTAAATGCGGTACCAATGGGCAACTTGACGAGGTTGAAGTCCCTCACAAAGCTCTAcgtgttcttctttcttagTGATGGTGATTAG
- a CDS encoding uncharacterized protein (permease of the major facilitator superfamily) — protein sequence MVTTTSDDVHETTALLGRNRVPKEEKPLPKAQILLLCYARAVEPLAFFSIFPYVSQMIQDNGGIKFSDVGFYTGLTESLFSLTQAIVMIFWGRAADRVGRKPVLVFSLFGVTVATVLFGLAKSITQMVLFRCLAGVFAGTIVTIRTMIAEHSTSETQARSFSWFAFSGNLGLFLGPLLGGSLANPARQYPGVFKDTGFFADYPYALSSLVVALIGATAAFSSLLFVQETLKKEPATSGSNPDKDLSTWQLLKAPSVGIVLYTYGHIMVLAFAYTAIIPVFWFTPTYLGGYGFTPLQISVLMGVNGAAQSAWLLLAFPPLQKKIGSNGVIRLCAYAYPFFFLACPAGNILLRLDSEVSVKLFWIFLPIALAVGCGVSMSFTAIQLILNDVSPSPKVLGTLNAVALTGVSGLRAICPALFTTLFALGVRTQLAGGYAIWVLMILLAATLSVAARYLPEPEKPDES from the coding sequence ATGGTTACCACAACATCAGATGATGTGCATGAGACTACGGCTCTACTTGGGCGCAACAGGGttcccaaagaggaaaagccTCTGCCAAAGGCTCAGATCCTGCTACTCTGTTATGCTCGTGCCGTGGAgcccttggccttcttctccatcttcccttATGTCAGTCAGATGATCCAGGACAACGGGGGTATCAAGTTTTCGGATGTCGGTTTCTATACAGGGCTCACAGAGTCCCTATTTTCCCTCACTCAGGCCATAGTGATGATTTTCTGGGGCCGAGCGGCCGATCGCGTCGGGCGGAAGCCCGTCCTGGTCTTCTCCTTATTCGGCGTGACCGTGGCGACGGTCCTCTTCGGACTGGCGAAGAGTATCACGCAGATGGTTTTATTCAGGTGCCTTGCCGGTGTCTTTGCGGGGACTATCGTCACCATCCGCACTATGATCGCCGAGCACAGCACGAGCGAGACACAAGCCCGATCATTCAGTTGGTTCGCTTTCAGTGGAAACTTGGGTCTCTTCCTTGGTCCTCTGTTGGGTGGTAGTCTTGCCAACCCAGCACGCCAGTATCCAGGTGTATTTAAGGACACTGGGTTCTTCGCTGACTACCCATACGCGCTATCGAGCCTGGTGGTGGCGCTGATCGGAGCTACCGCTGCCTTTTCTAGTCTTTTATTCGTCCAAGAGACGTTGAAAAAAGAGCCTGCTACATCGGGTTCTAACCCCGATAAAGACCTGTCAACCTGGCAGCTTTTGAAAGCCCCTAGTGTTGGGATAGTTCTCTACACATATGGACATATTATGGTACTCGCCTTTGCCTACACAGCTATCATCCCGGTCTTTTGGTTCACTCCTACGTACCTCGGTGGATACGGCTTCACTCCTCTGCAAATTTCGGTGCTGATGGGTGTGAACGGCGCCGCCCAGTCTGCATGGCTCCTCCTAGCTTTCCCTCCattgcagaagaagatcggGTCGAATGGAGTCATCCGCTTATGTGCCTATGCctatcctttcttcttccttgcctgtCCGGCTGGTAATATACTCCTGCGCCTGGACAGCGAGGTATCTGTTAAGCTTTTCTGGATTTTCCTACCAATAGCGCTGGCCGTCGGCTGTGGGGTCAGCATGAGCTTCACAGCCATCCAGCTCATTTTGAACGACGTCTCCCCATCGCCAAAAGTCTTGGGTACGCTGAATGCCGTGGCCTTGACCGGGGTTAGCGGCCTGAGGGCAATTTGCCCTGCCCTTTTCACCACCCTCTTCGCTTTGGGGGTGAGAACGCAACTTGCCGGGGGATATGCCATTTGGGTACTGATGATCTTGCTCGCTGCCACGTTGTCGGTTGCCGCGCGATATCTACCTGAGCCCGAAAAGCCTGATGAATCTTAA
- a CDS encoding terpene synthase family protein (predicted protein), whose product MLRPYRCGLLKWNVDLELQRVTMVPSHVDGKDEQEPEYTVYNMLAKEFLSEDFVQGKRLLESVISWISAAQHTPPETFPTLEDYMAYRASDVGAGMEFACDITLSNTDIEAVEHLRSLCEKHFLLTNDLYSYAKEAIAEQEHGDSVLNAVRVVQRLMNTSENSSKAIVRQLIWDVERQMNEEYERLLQDAPKSQLTYAQGLIVCVAGNMFFSATCARYARVVEGSRLHV is encoded by the exons ATGCTCCGTCCATACCGATGCGGGTTGCTGAAGTGGAACGTTGACCTAGAACTGCAGCGAGTGACGATGGTCCCTAGTCATGTTGACGGGAAGGATGAACAGGAACCAGAATATACAGTTTACAACATGCTGGCCAAAGAATTTCTTTCAGAAGATTTTGTGCAGGGGAAGAGATTGCTGGAAAGTGTTATATCTTGGATATCGGCCGCACAACATACGCCCCCTGAGACATTTCCTACGTTAGAGGATTATATGGCGTATCGAGCGAGCGATGTGGGAGCTGG TATGGAATTCGCTTGCGACATTACCTTGTCCAACACTGACATCGAAGCCGTCGAACATCTCAGATCACTCTGTGAAAAGCACTTCTTACTAACAAATGACCTGTACTCCTATGCTAAAGAAGCAATCGCTGAACAGGAGCATGGTGACTCTGTCCTCAACGCCGTTCGGGTCGTTCAGCGCCTGATGAATACCTCGGAAAATTCGTCAAAAGCGATTGTTCGCCAACTTATCTGGGATGTAGAGCGCCAGATGAACGAGGAATATGAACGTCTGCTTCAGGATGCGCCAAAGTCGCAGCTAACATATGCACAGGGGCTAATAGTCTGCGTTGCAGGGAACATGTTCTTCTCAGCCACCTGTGCTCGCTACGCGCGAGTCGTTGAGGGATCAAGATTGCATGTATAG
- a CDS encoding zinc-binding alcohol dehydrogenase family protein (predicted protein) translates to MKEAVVDKSVTVAIRDVDIPVVKPGQVLIKVVVSGTNPKDWKVPTWQPDAPAANQGDDIAGYVEAVGEGVPNFRKGDRVAAFHEMLTAGGSYAEYAIAWAHTTFHLPEETSFEEGATIPLAAMTSAIGLFQELNLPLPWNPAKESLPLVVYGGSSAVGAFAIKLARLSNIHPIIAVAGKGTSYVETLIDRSKGDTIIDYREGDEAIRKNIKAAAGGLPIHHAYDAVSEKGSYRNLGAVLTAPAKITVVLPGIDSKEVPEGVQLLRTSVGSVHQSAAAGQTVGNIEFGAAFFAFFGWGLAQGWFTGHPHEVRLNGLAGLEEALQDLQAGNASAIKYVVRIADTPGL, encoded by the exons ATGAAGGAAGCTGTTGTTGATAAATCAGTCACTGTCGCGATCCGTGACGTTGACATTCCCGTCGTGAAGCCTGGCCAAGTGTTGATCAAGGTGGTTGTATCTGGCACTAACCCTAAGGATTGGAAGGTGCCAACATGGCAGCCCGATGCGCCTGCTGCAAACCAGGGAGATGATATTGCTGGCTACGTCGAGGCTGTGGGAGAGGGAGTGCCAAATTTCAGAAAGGGTGATAGAGTGGCCGCTTTCCATGAGATGCTTACAGCCGGGGGCAGCTATGCAGAGTATGCCATTGCCTGGGCGCACACGACCTTCCATCTACCCGAGGAAACCAGCTTCGAAG AGGGCGCCACGATTCCTCTCGCTGCAATGACATCTGCAATCGGACTTTTTCAGGAGTTGAATTTGCCTCTTCCTTGGAATCCTGCAAAGGAGTCGCTACCTCTGGTTGTGTATGGCGGTTCTTCAGCTGTAGGAGCTTTCGCGATAAAATTGGCTCGTCTCTCAAACATCCACCCTATCATCGCAGTGGCCGGCAAAGGCACCTCGTACGTCGAGACTTTGATTGACCGCTCTAAGGGCGATACGATCATTGACTACCGTGAAGGGGATGAAGCGATTCGCAAAAACATCAAAGCTGCTGCCGGTGGCCTGCCAATTCACCATGCATACGATGCGGTCTCCGAGAAGGGGTCCTACCGGAACTTAGGCGCAGTGCTTACTGCACCAGCGAAGATCACCGTCGTCCTTCCAGGAATTGATTCTAAGGAAGTTCCAGAGGGAGTCCAGCTGTTAAGGACAAGTGTTGGATCAGTTCACcaatctgcagctgcaggaCAGACGGTCGGTAACATCGAGTTTGGCGCTGCATTCTTCGCCTTTTTCGGCTGGGGATTGGCCCAGGGTTGGTTCACGGGCCATCCCCACGAGGTGCGCCTCAACGGATTGGCaggacttgaagaagcattGCAAGACTTGCAGGCCGGTAATGCTTCAGCAATAAAGTATGTTGTGCGCATCGCCGATACCCCAGGACTGTAG
- a CDS encoding class I SAM-dependent methyltransferase (SAM-dependent methyltransferases) has product MGVYTTDHSTSVLQTHNWRTASNSTAYLLPHITSTSKILDIGCGPGSISVDFASRAPQGHVTGIEYVPDPLDQARELASSKGLTNIEFRVGDIHSLDFPDNTFDIVHVHQVLQHIADPVKALQEMRRVVKPGGIVAARESSVMTWYPENKGIEAWLDITIRMAKAKGGNPHPGRLIHVWAEEAGFEQSRIQKSTGSWCFSTPEERQYWGGSMGARARSSGFAKTALEEGFATKEELESISDGWKKFVDAEQGWFGLLHGEILCRK; this is encoded by the coding sequence ATGGGAGTCTATACAACCGATCACTCAACTTCTGTTCTTCAGACTCACAACTGGCGCACCGCGTCAAATTCCACAGCCTACCTTCTCCCCCACATAACCTCAACTTCCAAGATTCTCGATATCGGCTGCGGTCCTGGCTCAATAAGCGTCGACTTCGCAAGCCGTGCACCCCAAGGTCATGTCACTGGAATCGAGTATGTGCCTGACCCCCTGGATCAAGCCCGCGAGTTGGCATCCTCAAAAGGGTTGACAAACATTGAGTTCCGTGTTGGGGATATCCACTCCCTCGATTTCCCCGATAACACCTTCGATATCGTCCACGTCCACCAGGTACTACAACATATCGCAGACCCAGTCAAAGCTTTGCAGGAAATGCGGCGCGTCGTGAAACCCGGTGGAATTGTCGCAGCACGGGAATCTTCGGTTATGACTTGGTATCCCGAGAACAAGGGCATTGAGGCATGGCTTGACATCACTATCCGAATGGCCAAGGCTAAAGGGGGGAATCCACACCCGGGTCGGTTGATTCATGTTTGGGCCGAGGAGGCTGGGTTTGAACAGTCTAGAATTCAGAAGAGCACTGGATCGTGGTGCTTTAGTACCCCCGAAGAGAGACAGTACTGGGGTGGATCGATGGGAGCAAGAGCGAGGTCTTCTGGGTTTGCGAAGACGGCTCTCGAGGAGGGATTTGCAACGAAAGAGGAACTGGAGAGCATCTCTGAcggatggaagaagttcGTGGATGCGGAGCAGGGATGGTTCGGATTGTTGCATGGTGAGATTTTGTGCCGGAAGTGA
- a CDS encoding uncharacterized protein (predicted protein) — protein sequence MLYFSPRGGPSLVNDKMMITLMELAFQTARNGLFCAAELAHARPKWESWIVVAAKRRAIFTMYLFSSVYNADRLLPNFVADEMRGVYAPGNKALWEAKERETWSREYDRYLLQWEDGILEISELWRSAETGSAERRERIERWVQSADEFGMTLFGVCAHIHGC from the coding sequence ATGTTGTATTTCTCCCCTCGAGGTGGTCCGTCCCTTGTCAATGATAAGATGATGATCACGCTCATGGAATTGGCTTTCCAGACCGCGCGAAATGGCCTCTTCTGCGCCGCAGAGTTAGCCCACGCACGACCGAAGTGGGAATCCTGGATTGTGGTGGCTGCGAAGCGTCGCGCAATCTTCACTATGTACCTTTTCAGTAGCGTATACAACGCCGACAGGCTACTCCCAAATTTTGTGGCAGACGAGATGAGAGGAGTGTATGCACCGGGGAATAAAGCTTTATGGGAAGCCAAAGAACGAGAAACGTGGAGCAGAGAATACGATAGATATCTCTTACAGTGGGAGGATGGGATACTGGAGATCTCGGAATTATGGAGGTCAGCGGAAACGGGCTCAGCCGAGCGCAGGGAACGAATCGAGCGATGGGTGCAGTCGGCGGATGAGTTCGGGATGACGCTATTCGGCGTTTGTGCCCATATCCATGGCTGTTGA